The Leptospira stimsonii genome includes the window TATCCGGTGCCGATCCGTGAATGGCTTCGAACATGGAAACGATTTCCCCGATGTTGGAAGAGCCGGCCATTCCTACCGAGCCGGCAATTTGAGCGACGATATCGGAAATGATATCTCCGTATAGATTCAAAGTGACTACTACGTCGAAGTTCTGAGGTCGATCCGCGAGGTTCGCGGCTCCGATATCGATGATCTGAGAATTGGATTCGAGTTCCGGATATTCCTTCGCGACTTCCTTAAAAATATCATGGAACAATCCGTCCGTCTGCTTCATGATATTATCTTTTACCATTGCAGTCACTTTTTTGCGACCATAGGCTCTTGCGTATTCAAACGCGTACCGAATGATTTTTTCAGAACCGGGACGAGAAATCAATTTGAGACATTGGACCGTATCGTTGGTTTGTTGGTGTTCGATTCCTGTATAAAGGTCTTCTTCGTTTTCGCGGATGATTACGATATCTAAGATCGGATGTTTGGTTTCGACATAAGGATATAAAGAAAAGCAAGGTCTTACGTTCGCGAAAAGTCCTAACGTAGTTCGGACGGTAACATTTAGACTTTTATAACCTCCACCTTGCGGCGTGGTAATCGGAGCTTTCAAAAAAACTTTTGTTTGTCGCAGGATGTCCCAAGCTTCCGGTTTGATTCCCGAGGAATGTCCCTCTTTATAGACCTTTTCTCCGATTTGAATTTCGATCGGATCGATCTTGGCTCCGGCGGCGTTGAGAATTTTGAGAGTCGCCTCCATAATTTCAGGACCGATTCCATCACCGTGGGCGATTGCGATTTTTGTTTTTTCGGACATTCTCGTCTCCTAATACTTCAAATAGAAAGAGAATCGAGAGAAAGGTCAATTCCTTCCTATTCAGCTTTGATGAAAGAGAAGAAAATTTGAGTCGAGATGGGGCATCCCTTCCGGGATGAGATTTCTAAGATGGAATGGAGAAAATTTTGTAATGGAGAAAGATTCGGATTTTAACTCAAGAATCGAAATTATTCGATTTCAAAATCCGACTCCGAGTCCACAAGAAATTCTTCTCGGGAATAGATCAGCTCCATCACGTCGTCCATCCAATCCGGTGTTCCGTGGTTGGGATCTCCGAACGGATCGTTCGCTCTGTATCGTTTCATGATTTCGCTGTGCTTCTGAATCTGATCTCTTGTGCTTGCGTTCATACTAGAATTGTCGGTTTAAAAAACCGTTTCCTGACAGATTTTGGAAAGAATTAATAATTTCTTTCCAAAAGTACAACCGAAAAATTATTTATATTTGCTTTGCTTTTAACCGAAAAAGCGTCGGAGACGAAGTGAAGATTGAAAGAAGAATGGAAAAGTCGGAGCCTAACAGACGTGAGGCTCCGAAAAATTCTTAGAACAGCTCGTTTCCTTTGAAGAAAAAGGAGATTTCCAGAGCCGCGTTGTCATCCGAATCGGAACCGTGAACCGCGTTTGCTTCCTTGCTTTCCGCAAAGAGCGCACGGATCGTTCCAGCCGCCGCTTCCTTCGGATCGGTGGCCCCGATTACTTCTCTCCAGTGAAGAACCGCGTTGTCTCTTTCGAGAGCGGCCGCGACAATCGGACCGGAGGACATGTAAGAGCAAAGGTCGTTGTAAAACGGACGAGCTGAGTGAACTTTATAGAATTGTTTTGCGTCCTCGAGGGACAACTTGAGGTATTTTAAACCAAGAATTTTGAATCCTTCTTTTTCAATTCTTGCGAGAATATCTCCAACGTGTTTGTTTTTAACACCGTCGGGTTTGATCATGATAAACGTTCTGGACATTTTTTTTCCTTATTGAGAGAGTTTTTTAAGTAATGCTTTGCTTACGATTTCCGGGACTTGATTGCTTACGTCTCGACCGTGTCTCGCGACTTCCTTTACGATCGTAGAGGATATGAACGAATACTCGTTTGAAGACATGAGAAAAACGGTTTCCACTTCCGGCGCGAGTTTTTTGTTCATGAGAGAAATTGCATATTCGTAGTCGAAATCAGTAACGGCTCTCAGGCCTCGAATGATGCTGGTCGCTCCGACTTTGGCGCAATAGTCTACAGTAAGACCTTGGAACGTATCAATTTCCAAGCCCTCCATTCCTCTCGTGACTTCGCTGATAAATCCGAGCCTTTCTTCAATCGAAAACAACGTTGTCTTATTGGAATTCACCGCGATCGCAATAATTACCTTGTCGAACAAGGCAAGAGACCGATGGAGAATGTCCAAATGACCGTTTGTCAACGGATCGAAGGAACCCGGATAAATCGCGATACGATTCATTTTTTACGAAGCCTTGCCGTTTCTTGCGCTGGGAGTCCGTAGATATTGATAAATCCTTCCGCGTCTTTTTGATTATACAATTCTTCTTTTTCGAAGGTCGCCATTTCCGGATTGTAAAGAGAAACGGAAGATTTCCTTCCCACAACGGAACAAGATCCTTTGTACATTTTAACTTTTACGGTACCGGTCACGTATCTTTGGGTTTCCGAGACAAATGCGCGAACAGCTTTCATTCTCGAAGAGAACCAATGTCCGTTGTAAATGAGTTCCGCTAATTCGATCGATAGCTTGTCTTTATGATGTTGTGTGTCTCTGTCGATCGTGATGGATTCCAAATCTCTATGAGCGATGAATAATACGGTTCCACCAGGAGTTTCGTAAACGCCTCTCGACTTGATTCCGACGAGTCTGTTTTCTACGATATCAACTCGACCGATGCCGTGTTTGCCGGCGATCGTATTGAGGGTTTCCATAACTTCCAGAGGATTCATTTTTTTGCCGTTGACCGCAACGCAATTTCCTTCTTGAAAGTCGAGTTCTACGTATTCCGGTGCGTCCGGCGCTTTTTCCGGTGAAGTTGTCAGAAGGAACATTTTCTCATCCGGTTCTCTATAAGGATCTTCTAATATACCACCTTCGTAGGAAATGTGCATTAGGTTTCTGTCCATAGAGTAGGGTTTTTCAGCGGTTACGGGAACCGGAATACCTTTCGACTTCGCGTATTGGATGAGGTCGGCTCTTCCGCCGAATTCCCAGATTCTCCAGGGAGCGATGATTGTTTTTTCGGGCGCCAAGGACTTTACGCCGAGTTCGAAACGAACCTGGTCGTTTCCTTTTCCGGTCGCTCCATGAGCGAAGGCGTCCGCGCCTTCTTTTTCGGCAACTTCTACCATTGCTTTTGCGATCAGAGGTCTTGCCAAAGAAGTTCCTAAAAGATAACGCATCTCGTAGAGCGCGTTTCCTTGAATGGCCGGAAAAATAAAATCTCTCGCGAATTCAAGACGGAGGTCTTGGATATAAACCTTGGAAGCTCCGGTCTTAATTCCCTTTTCTTCCAATCCCGAAAGTTCTTCTTTTTGACCTACGTCCGCGGTAAAAGCGATTACTTCACAACCATAGGTTTCTTTCAGCCAGGTGAGAATTACGGACGTATCCAACCCGCCTGAGTAAGCTAGGACGATTTTCTTAACAGGTTTGCTTTGCGCCATTCTGAGAACACTGAAATCCGGTCCAGGTCTGTGGACAACCGGATTTTCCTTCTTCTGAAACCCGATTTCAGGAACTCTGAAAGTTTATGGATCTAAAAAGTGAAAATCCGGATTTGAAAACGTGTCACCTGAATGCCGGAAAGAACCGGCATCGAAGGAATCGGAAAGTCAATAACAACCTCTACCCAGGGACGTAATCTCCACAGTCCAATCGGAACTTGCGCTTTGCTTCTGAATCGTAAAATCCGAATCGTTGCAAGTGTTCGCGGAACCGTCCGCGGCTTTCCGTTTCATATCTCCTTGGTATCGATACCAGAATCGTTCGCCGGAACTACCGAATTCTCCATCATCAATTTTGAGATCGGAAAAAGTATATTCTCCCGAATATTTTTCGTTGAGCGCTTTGAGAATCATTTCTTTCACTTTCGGTTTCGCCGGAGCCGCCTGATCTCCGCCGGCCATTTTTTCCACGGCGCCGATTCCGACTTCGGAAAAACTCCACTGGTTGTTTTTAGTAAGAATGTAGTTTGCACCCGCTTCGAATTTTGTTTTGGCGCTTCCTTTTTTAGAAACGACGATAAAAGGAATTTTGTATTTCGTTTCGACGACCTTTCCTTTTACGTCGGTCTTTTCCAAGATCACCGGTTCTCCACCGCTTTCGATGGACTCGATCGTTTCCCCTTTGTATTTTTTAGCCCAATGAGAACGCAGATCGACTTTCGCTTTTTCCTCGCTGGGTGGGGGCGGCGCTTCCGCATAAACGCCGATGGCGAATACAACAAATGTCAAACAACACGCTACATATCTCTTCATAGTTTCTCCTAATGATCGATAATCGGAAACGTTTTCCGCAATGAGAAAGAATATACGAATTATTTTAGAATTCAATCCGAGAATCGAAAGAAATAAATTATTAATTTCGGATTTGCGCCAAAAATTTGAAATGTAGGAACTCCAATAAGAATTCAAAAAAATATATTTGTGAAAAAAATTGGAAACATCCGAAGGAAGCGATTCGTACCATCTCCTGCCTTTTTACCGAGAGCTACTGGAATCTTCACTGTGGTTTTAACGTACGGAAAGAATCGAAATGGAGGCCGGATAAAAAGTTACTGAGATAATTTTTTAGAGTAAGATTCCAATGATGCAAAATAGAATTCGAGTTTGAAACCGGTCTTTTAAGTCAAAGGGATTAGAGAAAGAATGGGAAAGAACGCATCGAAGAGATTATCCTTAGGACAAAAAAATCCTATATCAACTCATAGGAAAAAAAGGAATCTTTCTTCTGATCTCAGATTCAGGATTTGTTTCGGTTTAAAATCTACCCAGGAATTTTGATAATAACTCAGGAAGAATTTATATTCTCCAGAACGCGGAAGAAGAATCAAATGGTTCGGCCTTAAAAAATCCTCTCTTTCTTTCATTGTGGAAAGGATTTCTTTACGATTCCGATTGAGGACGAGCACCGAAGATTTTTCAAAAAGAGTTTCGTCGATTGCGTCGTATCCCTCCGGGTCTAGGAGTTTTTTGGAAAGCGAACGTTTCGGAATTTTCGAATTCGGGATCCAACACGCCGAAACGGCGCGTTCCAAAATTTCTCCCGGAAGTAGATCGCTCCGATTTCTTTCATAATAATTTCGAGTAGGAGGTTGTGCCGGCGGACCGTAATAAGAACGCAATTCCTGCGTTTTTGCGTCGTCCATTTCCACTCTGAAGTGCGGGCCTCCCCATCCGATCGTTTGCGGAAACGTTGCGATCTTCGGATAAATTTCTATCGGTTCCTCTCCTCGATTTTCAAAACGAATTCTAAATTCCAAATCGACGATTTCGGAAAGGGAAAAATGATTTCGGGAAAGTTCGACGGAAAGAATCAGGGAGTTCATAAGATTTATTGAATGGGAAGAGTTTAGACGATTTCCACCCATTCTTTAATTTTACGAAGAATAAGAACCATAGCGTACGTATCCAACTTGCAGTATTGAATCAGATTCTTCTCGATTTCTTTTTTTTCGGAATCCGAAAGAGCTTCGGTTTTGACCCGTAAGAATTCGGAGTTCGCGACCTGACCGGACTTTATTCCAAGATCCTTATACGATTGACCGGTGATTACGGGAAGAATCGTTTTTAAAGAAGTGCTTCCTTTTTGGTCCGGATGATAGTAATCGTATTCCCAGAAAGGTTTTGCTAAATCGACAAAGTCGTCTTGAATCGACTTGAGCCAAGGTTTATATTCTGGAAATGCCGTTGCGGATTCTTCCAAACATCTTCTTTCAAACTTATCATTGAAACAAAGAATCGTTCCTCCGGGAGAAATCCATTCTTCTAACTTTTCTAAAATGCCTTTTCTCGGATCCGTGGCCCCGTCGTCGATATAGAAGAGACTTTCCGGTTCTTGGGAAATATCTTCGCGGATGATATGCAATGAAAATAAGAATGGAACGTGTTGAAACGGGTGCGAATTCTGATAAACCGGAATCGGAGGATTGATCGATTCGAAATCCAAAAAGTAAATCGGATATCGGATTTTGCTGAGAAATTCGGCAAATACCTTTTGATTGGTAAAAGGGATTCCCGTTTGCATCGTTTGAATCTGCGTTTTTTGACGATGTGTAAGATTTTCCGTTTCTTGGATATCTTTTAGGTTTAAGATTCCTTTTTCGTAAAACCTACCGGATTCTTCTTTTCCTTCTCGAAGTGTAAAGATATCGCCGGGAACTTTCGGAGTCAGACAAATTTCCGGATAAGCGCAGTTCCTGGGATGGGAGCACATACGACTCATATAACGAGCCGGACGATTTTTTCTCGAAAGAAGTTCATACAAAGAATAGGCCAGTTCTTTTGTTTCTTTTTCCTTTAACAGGGTTTCCGCGGTGACGTCTTTCCGGACGAAGAATTCTTCCGGTTGAATCGTTCCTTGATAAAAGAATTTGGAATTCACGAACATGAGATTACATTTTGAAATCGGGTAACCCGATTCTTGTGCTACGAATTTTTGAAATGCAATTTCTTGAATATGTTGTTTTTTGAATGAACTGGACGCTTTTAGAACTACGATTTCGAAGGAGCCTGGGTTTTCCTGATCGGGAAGAAGGTATTCCGTTTTCATGGAGAATTTATCCGTCTCCAAACACGCGGATCGAACTCCTTTTCCTGAGTTTAAAATTCTTCTGGTTTCAGTTTCCGAATAACGAACATTCTTACAATTCGGATAAAGAATATGGGAAAGGTCCCTGAGGGCGGATTTTTGTTTGGGAGAAATGTATTGGTGTTCGTAAGGATCAAAATCAGGACGAGGTTCGTAAGTGTTTAACCAGAGGTGGTATTCACAGTGAAGACCGGTTGTAAAATGAGCTTTGGTGAGTTTTGGAATTTCTCCTTCCGGTCTTTTTAGAGACAGAAGGATGGAAACCCATTCCGGAAGAAACTTCCGAAACGGGTAAATCAATTTTAAAATCGAGTATCCCCGGCTGTTCAGGCCAGAAGAACCTTAATATCCTTAGGACTGGAAACCGCGTAGATTTTATTCTCGGATGTTCCCATGTTTGCCTGAGTCAGTTTTTGACTCACGACACTCGGTCCAAAGTCGATACCGGTTACGTTAGGCGTGTTTACGAACGCTTTCACGGCCTTATCCCAGTAGAGCGTCTTAATCAACATTTCTCTAAAAAGAGGAAGGCCGATTCCGTCGTCGGATTGCATGTTTCTTCCGTCAAAGATCGAGAAGACTGGAGTTTTCAGATCGGAACCTTTGAAGTTGAAGCCGATTCTTTCCATATCTAAAGGAACGGTTTTGTTCGTATCTTCCATATGAGGAGAATGGAAAGGCGCTGTCGTCTTCAGGTAAACGAATTTCACTTTTTTCTCATCCATTTCCGCTTTGAATTTTTTACGAAGTTCCAAAAGGGATTCAGGGCTACCGGAAACGATATTTGAATCTGGGGTATTAAAAAGACTCACATAAATGGCCTTGCTTCCGCTAAGACCCAGAGCTTCGTTTGTTTGTTTGACTCTGTCTTCTAGTTCTTTTTGTAGATAACCGATTACCGCAACCATCGGTGAAGGTTGTTTGTCTCCGACTTCTTCGTTTGCTTTGATAAGAGCATCGGAAGGATTGTAAGGTCCGACGAGTTCCTGCGCTCTATACCCGATATACAAAACGAACTTTAAGAATTTTGCATATGCAGAATAGAAATCCGCTCCTTCTTTTCCGAGCGCGATCAGGGCGGAAGAGATAACTCCCTGGCTATGGCCTGTAACTCCGATCGAATTGGAGATCAATTCGGAAACGGGAAAGCCTTTATTTGTGAAAGAGACGTAATTTGCGATCTGAGTCAGAAAGATACCGACGATCGAAACGGGAGCACTGCAGAGATAGTTTTCATCGGGAGCAGAATCCGGGTTTTTTACCCAGCTTTCGAAATCGTAACCGCCGTAGATGATCTTCTTATCTAGGCTTGGAACTTCTTCCGCGATGGTTTTAAAAGAAATGTCGAAGAATTCTTTGAGAGACGGCTCGGATTCATAAAGTTTGGAGAGTTCTTTCAAGAACGGAGATCCTTGTCCTCCAAATTGCAGAAAGAGTTTGCCTCCTCCTGTCTTTACTTGAGTCAGAAAGTTTGCGATTGCCATGAACTTTTGTTTTCCTTAGGTGTTTAAGGATGGATCCCGTTTCAGGGGTGGTTCCGCAATTCTTTTTTGCCGATGAGAGAATCGAAGAGCATGAATTGACATAACTCTTTTCATTTTTAACGAGAAATCAGACTAATTTAGAAGAATTCAGCTTTTTTTAAAGATTCGAATTCGCCTTGAATAGCCGAGATTGAGTGATTCTTGCTGGAAAAATAAAATTCGAAGAATTCAAAGGAACGTTCGTTTAGCGGTTCGGCAATAAGATTGTGGATCGAGTTATTCGGATCTGCGACCGCGCTTTGTGCGTTTTTGATCGGAGCGATGTTCGGGGTAAATCACACCGGTTCGCTTTCCTTAAGAATCGGATCGTTTCTCTTTGTCGCAATTTCCATTTGGCTTGGATAACTTTACCTTTTTATTTCCGGGAGGTTGATCCACTTTCCGGAGCTCCTTTTTTTTGCACGTTCCGTTTGCCATTTTCACGGGAACTTTATTTTTTCTTTTTATTCAATCCATTTTTAAGGAAGAATGTTTTGAATTTCGTGAAGGTGCGGTTTGGTGTTCGTTGGCAAGACTCTTTTTGAAAAGACAGTTTGTCGGAACATATGAACTTGCGGTTTTGTCTTGAAACTGGGGAAGAAATTGTAGGATGTATTACAGAATTTGCATTCTTTCGTAAGAATTTCTACGCCGCAAGCCGAAACAAATTTTGATCATTCCTAAAATGCATTCGATCGATAAAGACCTAATAGAATTCGTTTCCTAAAAAAGAACCATTCTGTTCTTATAATGCACGTTTTGTACTATAAAAACAGTCGAATATTCTTTTTCTACCTGCGTTCATTCTCTATCAAAGGAATTTTATTGTAAGCGATTTTGTCTTTTCTATTTCGAAATGGAAAGTGAAACGAAACCGCAATTTACGTTCTCGACTTTCTTAAATTTAAATTCGCATTATGGAGCGCTAATATTGAGATCAACCAATATTCTTTTTTTTATCGGGATTATACTTACCGGGTTTATCGCCGGAATTGGATTTGTAAATGCGATCGGATTTTTGCCCGCCGCAGAGGATACTTCACTCGCCGGTTTTGTGGAGTATTGGAAAAATTTAGATCGCTACATGATGGTGCGAATGCCAATTCTCGGCTGGTCCATCATTGTGACTTCGATTGCAATTTTGGTTCTTTTGTTCCGAGAGAAACCCTTTCCTAAGGTCGAATTCTCACTTGTTGCGCTGTCTCTTTTGATGTTGATTTCCGATATTTTTTTAGTTCTCACCAAAAATCAGCCCATCAACGAGCTTTTGAGAGGCTTAGACCTTAATCAGAAGGCACCTGAATCTTTTTTGATCTTGAAAGAACAGGCGCTACAAACTTTCTATCTGCGTTCGATTGATATGATTCTTTGCAATGTATTTATGGTCCTTGCTTACTTCGTTTATACGAATCGAATGCAACGTTCAAAAAATTGAATGTTTCGAAAATCGGAGCTTCCAAGCGGAAGCTCTTTTCATTGAGAATGCGGATTGACTCTATTCGATAAAAACCGCCTTGCGAAA containing:
- a CDS encoding NADP-dependent isocitrate dehydrogenase, with the translated sequence MSEKTKIAIAHGDGIGPEIMEATLKILNAAGAKIDPIEIQIGEKVYKEGHSSGIKPEAWDILRQTKVFLKAPITTPQGGGYKSLNVTVRTTLGLFANVRPCFSLYPYVETKHPILDIVIIRENEEDLYTGIEHQQTNDTVQCLKLISRPGSEKIIRYAFEYARAYGRKKVTAMVKDNIMKQTDGLFHDIFKEVAKEYPELESNSQIIDIGAANLADRPQNFDVVVTLNLYGDIISDIVAQIAGSVGMAGSSNIGEIVSMFEAIHGSAPDIAGKNLANPSGLINAAVMMLVHIGQPDIAAKINNAWLLTIEEGIHTGDIFKPGVSRIKVGTKEFAEAVIGNLGHLPEKFKPVSFGKAKKITIPEYKRVLQKKELVGTDVFLDWTGNDPNELGKKLESISGDLKLKIITNRGVKVYPDGQPETFLIDHWRCRFVSKEALLHPENPTYYPISHKQIGELLLKLDEAGFDAIKTENLYYFNGKRAFSLGQGE
- a CDS encoding nucleoside-diphosphate kinase; this encodes MSRTFIMIKPDGVKNKHVGDILARIEKEGFKILGLKYLKLSLEDAKQFYKVHSARPFYNDLCSYMSSGPIVAAALERDNAVLHWREVIGATDPKEAAAGTIRALFAESKEANAVHGSDSDDNAALEISFFFKGNELF
- the coaD gene encoding pantetheine-phosphate adenylyltransferase produces the protein MNRIAIYPGSFDPLTNGHLDILHRSLALFDKVIIAIAVNSNKTTLFSIEERLGFISEVTRGMEGLEIDTFQGLTVDYCAKVGATSIIRGLRAVTDFDYEYAISLMNKKLAPEVETVFLMSSNEYSFISSTIVKEVARHGRDVSNQVPEIVSKALLKKLSQ
- a CDS encoding argininosuccinate synthase, with product MAQSKPVKKIVLAYSGGLDTSVILTWLKETYGCEVIAFTADVGQKEELSGLEEKGIKTGASKVYIQDLRLEFARDFIFPAIQGNALYEMRYLLGTSLARPLIAKAMVEVAEKEGADAFAHGATGKGNDQVRFELGVKSLAPEKTIIAPWRIWEFGGRADLIQYAKSKGIPVPVTAEKPYSMDRNLMHISYEGGILEDPYREPDEKMFLLTTSPEKAPDAPEYVELDFQEGNCVAVNGKKMNPLEVMETLNTIAGKHGIGRVDIVENRLVGIKSRGVYETPGGTVLFIAHRDLESITIDRDTQHHKDKLSIELAELIYNGHWFSSRMKAVRAFVSETQRYVTGTVKVKMYKGSCSVVGRKSSVSLYNPEMATFEKEELYNQKDAEGFINIYGLPAQETARLRKK
- a CDS encoding DUF2779 domain-containing protein, which codes for MKTEYLLPDQENPGSFEIVVLKASSSFKKQHIQEIAFQKFVAQESGYPISKCNLMFVNSKFFYQGTIQPEEFFVRKDVTAETLLKEKETKELAYSLYELLSRKNRPARYMSRMCSHPRNCAYPEICLTPKVPGDIFTLREGKEESGRFYEKGILNLKDIQETENLTHRQKTQIQTMQTGIPFTNQKVFAEFLSKIRYPIYFLDFESINPPIPVYQNSHPFQHVPFLFSLHIIREDISQEPESLFYIDDGATDPRKGILEKLEEWISPGGTILCFNDKFERRCLEESATAFPEYKPWLKSIQDDFVDLAKPFWEYDYYHPDQKGSTSLKTILPVITGQSYKDLGIKSGQVANSEFLRVKTEALSDSEKKEIEKNLIQYCKLDTYAMVLILRKIKEWVEIV
- a CDS encoding ACP S-malonyltransferase codes for the protein MAIANFLTQVKTGGGKLFLQFGGQGSPFLKELSKLYESEPSLKEFFDISFKTIAEEVPSLDKKIIYGGYDFESWVKNPDSAPDENYLCSAPVSIVGIFLTQIANYVSFTNKGFPVSELISNSIGVTGHSQGVISSALIALGKEGADFYSAYAKFLKFVLYIGYRAQELVGPYNPSDALIKANEEVGDKQPSPMVAVIGYLQKELEDRVKQTNEALGLSGSKAIYVSLFNTPDSNIVSGSPESLLELRKKFKAEMDEKKVKFVYLKTTAPFHSPHMEDTNKTVPLDMERIGFNFKGSDLKTPVFSIFDGRNMQSDDGIGLPLFREMLIKTLYWDKAVKAFVNTPNVTGIDFGPSVVSQKLTQANMGTSENKIYAVSSPKDIKVLLA